In one window of Helianthus annuus cultivar XRQ/B chromosome 17, HanXRQr2.0-SUNRISE, whole genome shotgun sequence DNA:
- the LOC110925012 gene encoding uncharacterized mitochondrial protein AtMg00810-like produces MIVILIYVDDVIITGNCLAKIEEVKKKLDKNFSIKDLGVLKYFLGIEVARTKEGLVLSQRKYTLDILEDSGKIGCKPSSTPIEQGLKVDKGEENERVDASQYRRLVGRLLYLQATRPDITYSVNILSQFVADPRSNHLEAVNRILGYLKATPGQGILLSRTGDSTLSAYCDSDWLGCPYTRRSRTGYFLLLGGTPISWRTKKQFVVSRSSAEAEYRAMATTVSEIIWVRWLLSELRVHITSPTPLFCDNQAARHIANNPVYHERTKHVEMDCFFVRERVESKEIIPMNISSKMQIADLLTKGLSRQQLVFLLGKISMTNLHASS; encoded by the coding sequence ATGATAGTCATCCTAATCTATGTGGATGACGTTATCATAACAGGAAATTGTCTAGCCAAGATTGAAGAAGTTAAGAAGAAGCTTGATAAGAATTTCAGCATTAAGGATCTGGGGGTCCTAAAATACTTTCTCGGGATAGAGGTTGCAAGAACCAAAGAAGGCTTGGTCCTTAGTCAGCGGAAATACACGTTGGATATTTTGGAGGACAGTGGAAAGATAGGGTGCAAGCCCAGCTCGACTCCGATTGAACAAGGTTTAAAGGTAGACAAAGGAGAAGAAAATGAACGGGTTGATGCTAGTCAATACCGTCGCCTGGTTGGGCGACTTCTATACTTACAAGCAACTCGACCCGACATCACGTACTCGGTTAACATTCTGAGTCAATTTGTTGCGGACCCGAGAAGCAACCATTTGGAGGCAGTTAATCGCATTCTCGGTTATTTGAAAGCCACCCCGGGGCAAGGTATTCTTCTTTCGCGTACGGGAGATTCTACATTATCCGCCTATTGTGACTCTGATTGGTTAGGATGCCCGTATACCAGAAGATCACGGACCGGGTACTTCCTTTTACTTGGGGGTACGCCTATCTCGTGGAGAACTAAGAAGCAATTCGTTGTCTCTCGTTCTTCAGCTGAAGCAGAATACCGAGCTATGGCCACTACTGTGAGCGAAATTATTTGGGTACGTTGGTTGCTCAGTGAGCTACGGGTTCACATCACCTCGCCTACTCCCTTGTTCTGTGATAACCAAGCGGCTCGTCACATAGCAAACAATCCCGTTTATCACGAGAGAACGAAACATGTTGAAATGGACTGTTTTTTTGTTCGTGAACGCGTAGAGTCAAAGGAAATTATCCCGATGAACATAAGCAGTAAGATGCAAATTGCCGACTTGTTAACCAAGGGCCTTTCAAGACAGCAACTCGTTTTTCTTCTTGGCAAGATTAGCATGACAAATTTACATGCTTCATCTTGA